In Pocillopora verrucosa isolate sample1 chromosome 13, ASM3666991v2, whole genome shotgun sequence, one genomic interval encodes:
- the LOC131787431 gene encoding glutathione hydrolase 1 proenzyme: protein MEEGKYKESFSSNLTERRRRLNGIICITITVAFLLLFIIIFPIVWTTYKEEPIPTKSVGIPPPPTGPPGADGPYKHAVVASDAGLCSEIGRDILKKNGSAMDASIATLFCIGVYNMHSAGIGGGGFLVVYDKSNKFVEVIDFREEAPGKANRNMYVNETMSSKLGPTASGVPGEVKGFYEGWKKYGKLPWRELVQPSIDMAKKGFPFGYAAYKAAARPTVKPLLKKDPGLRELLFNKKGELKQLGETLYMPKYAKTLEKIRDKPDDFYNGKLAEDIVKDVKEGGGIFTLEDLKKYKAKFKIPIQGTLGKYNWYSTPPPGSGAVLSLILNILKGYNMKPSDRNGTKNSVVTYHRIVEAFKFAYAYRALLGDQDFANVTQVIKEMTNETFAESLRQRIRDDRTFTNYTHYGDFYQKSNDQGTSHLSVIAENGDAVSATTTINLYYGSKYRSTRTGIIYNNEMDDFSTPGEENWFGVLPSESNMIVPGKRPQSSTTPSIFVDKSGVARLVLGASGGTKITTAVSLVTMNYLWFGRTLPQAVVDPRLHHQLQPMYIRIDEDYPMPLPIQEGLKKLGHKVEAKSLYAVVQAVARNKDGTLTGKSDPRKSSWAAGY from the exons ATGGAGGAAGGTAAATATAAAGAATCGTTTTCAAGTAACCTGACAGAGAGACGTAGACG ACTCAACGGCATCATTTGCATTACGATAACCGTTGCATTCTTGCTGCTATTTATAATTATATTCCCGATTGTCTGGACGACTTACAAAGAGGAACCAATCCCCACCAAGAGCGTGGGGATTCCTCCTCCACCAACTGGTCCACCAGGAGCGGATGGCCCCTATAAACACGCGGTTGTTGCGTCAGACGCTGGCCTATGCTCAGAGATAGGCCGTGacattctaaagaaaaatgGGTCAGCCATGGATGCTTCCATCGCTACCTTGTTCTGTATTGGGGTTTACAACATGCATTCGGCCGGTATCGGGGGAGGCGGCTTCCTGGTTGTGTACGACAAGAGCAATAAATTTGTGGAGGTCATAGACTTTCGCGAAGAAGCCCCGGGGAAGGCCAACAGAAACATGTATGTTAATGAAACGATGAGCTCCAAATTAG GTCCCACAGCCTCTGGGGTGCCCGGCGAGGTGAAAGGTTTTTACGAAGGCTGGAAAAAGTATGGCAAACTTCCCTGGAGGGAACTGGTGCAGCCTTCCATTGACATGGCCAAAAAAGGATTTCCATTTGGTTATGCTGCTTACAAGGCGGCCGCAAGGCCAACTGTCAAGCCTCTTCTTAAAAAAGATCCCGGCTTGAG GGAACTTCTCTTTAACAAGAAAGGCGAATTAAAGCAGCTAGGCGAGACCCTGTACATGCCCAAGTATGCGAAAACACTGGAGAAAATTCGTGACAAACCTGATGATTTTTACAACGGAAAACTGGCCGAGGACATTGTAAAGGATGTCAAGGAAGGCGGCGGTATTTTTACCTTGgaagatttaaagaaatacaAGGCAAAATTCAAGATACCCATACAAGGAACTCTGGGGAAGTACAACTGGTACTCGACCCCTCCCCCCGGAAGTGGTGCGGTGCTGAGTCTTATCCTGAATATTTTAAAAG GATACAACATGAAGCCATCAGATCGGAATGGAACAAAGAATTCGGTCGTGACCTACCACAGGATTGTAGAGGCTTTTAAGTTTGCGTATGCGTACAGAGCTTTGTTGGGAGACCAGGACTTTGCAAATGTAACACAG GTTATCAAGGAAATGACAAACGAGACGTTTGCAGAATCTCTACGTCAGAGGATCCGGGACGACCGCACATTCACAAATTACACACACTACGGTGACTTCTATCAAAAATCCAACGATCAGGGGACTTCACACTTGTCTGTTATTGCAGAAAATGGCGACGCTGTTTCAGCAACTACAACGATCAATCTGTA CTATGGATCGAAATATCGATCGACTCGTACTGGAATCATTTACAACAACGAAATGGACGACTTTTCGACTCCAGGGGAAGAAAACTGGTTCGGTGTTTTACCATCAGAATCAAATATGATCGTACCAGGGAAAAGACCTCAATCCTCCACCACACCCTCTATATTTGTGGATAAAAGCGGAGTGGCACGTTTGGTTCTTGGTGCGTCTGGTGGAACGAAAATAACAACTGCAGTTTCCCTG GTTACAATGAATTATCTCTGGTTTGGCCGAACCCTCCCTCAAGCCGTTGTCGATCCCAGGCTCCACCATCAGTTACAACCGATGTATATTCGTATCGACGAAGATTACCCCATGCCTCTGCCGATCCAAGAAGGATTAAAGAAGCTTGGGCATAAAGTAGAGGCCAAGAGCCTTTACGCAGTGGTCCAGGCTGTGGCAAGGAACAAAGATGGGACATTGACTGGCAAATCGGACCCAAGGAAGAGTAGCTGGGCGGCTGGATACTGA